Proteins encoded in a region of the Nicotiana tomentosiformis chromosome 9, ASM39032v3, whole genome shotgun sequence genome:
- the LOC138898598 gene encoding secreted RxLR effector protein 161-like has product MKKIGFATSVFVVATPLAANEKLRKDDGAKKANTPLYRSLIESLLYLYLTSTRPDIMFAVSSLSKFMQELSHVHFGDAKRVLRYLQKNNGSWDNQNIIAQSIVEAEYVSTTKATSQAIWLGRILEDIEEQLADIFTKALPIDKFCYLLECIGVVKQMH; this is encoded by the exons ATGAAGAAAATTGGTTTTGCCACATCAGTGTTT GTTGTGGCCACACCATTAGCAGCAAACGAAAAGTTGAGGAAAGATGATGGAGCAAAGAAAGCTAATACCCCACTTTATAGGAGCTTGATTGAAAGCCTGTTATACTTATATCTTACTTCAACGAGACCTGACATTATGTTTGCTGTTAGTTCATTATCCAAATTCATGCAAGAACTAAGCCATGTACATTTTGGAGATGCAAAAAGAGTTTTACGCTACTTGCAAAAAAATAATGGATCATGGGATAAT CAAAATATTATTGCTCAATCTATTGTCGAAGCAGAATACGTCTCAACAACTAAGGCTACTTCTCAAGCTATTTGGCTTGGGAGAATTCTTGAAGATAttg AAGAACAACTTGctgatatcttcaccaaagcactTCCTATAGACAAGTTTTGCTACCTTCTAGAGTGCATTGGAGTTGTCAAACAAATGCATTAA